The Nitrosospira multiformis ATCC 25196 region GAAACGAAAAAGCAGACAACAATAGCAGGAATGATGCGCATTGGAGTAACTCCTGTCGGGTTTGCATAACCGGCCTTGAAATTCCTCTCCTCGCTGATTCTCTTCGCTAAAACCGCTACCTCTGTATGATGCCTGCCTCATGCGCCTGCTGATCCGCATGGTAGCTGGACCGGACCATGGGCCCGCACGCGGCGTTGCTGAAACCCATTTCGATCGCGGCGCGTTCAAATTCCTTAAATGCCCCCGGGGTGACATAACGCATGACAGGAAGATGTCCGATGCTTGGCTGCAGATACTGGCCAATGGTAAGCATCTCGACATCATGCTTGCGCAAGTCGCGCATCACGTCGAGGATCTCCTCGTCAGTTTCTCCCAGTCCCAGCATCAATCCGGATTTGGTGGGGATGCCCGGAAAACGTGCCTTGAACTCCTTCAATAACCGGAGCGAATGCGTGTAGTCCGCGCCTGGACGGCATTGCCGGTAGAGGCGGGGTACCGTTTCGAGATTGTGGTTCATCACATCGGGCGGGCAGGCGAATAATTTTTCCAGCGCAATATCCAGTCTCCCGCGAAAATCCGGCACCAGGATCTCTATCTTTGTCTGCGGCGAATGGGCTCGAACCTCACGGATGCAATCCACGAAATGCTGAGCTCCTCCATCCCTGAGATCATCGCGGTCAACGCTCGTGATAACCACATATTTCAACTTCATGGCGGCAATGGATTGCGCGAGGTGCAGAGGTTCTTCGGGGTCCGGAGGACGCGGCCGGCCATGCGCCACGTCGCAGAAGGGACAGCGCCGGGTACAGAGATCGCCCAGTATCATGAAAGTTGCAGTGCCTTTGCCGAAGCATTCGCCGATGTTGGGACAGGAAGCTTCCTCACATACCGTGTGCAGCTTCTGCTCCCGCAAAATCCGCTTGACCTCATAAAACTCCTGGCTATTGGAGGATCGCACCCTGATCCAGGAAGGTTTACGCAGCAACTGATCGGTAGATTGCGGCGCGATTTTGACGGGATTGCGCGCGGTTTTTGCAACGCCTTTCTGGCGACTTTCAATTGTCATGATAAGGAAGAAACGTCTTCTTGATATTGATCCATATCAATCCGGAATACCCGGATCGATTGATATCCATCTTTAAATATTCTTGAAATCATTGCTTCAGCCTGGCCTTCAGTTTTTCGGCAAGCTTTCCTTGCAGCGTTTCCAGCTCGTCGGTTATACCGAGATCGCTGGTTTGCGTAACCCTTAGTCCCGTATAGCCGCAAGGGTTGATAGCCATAAACGGGGCAAGGTCCATGCTGACATTCAGAGCCAGGCCATGGTAGCAGCATCCATTTTTTATCTTCAGCCCCAGTGCCGCGATTTTTGCTCCGCCAACGTATACACCGGGCGCATCCTCATCGCCGCAGGCGTTGACGCGATACTCATCCAGCAAGTCTACCACGGCGCCCTCCATTTTTCTGACCAGGTCGCGCACGCCTAACTTGAGGCGCCGCATATCCAGCAACAGGTACGCAATAATCTGTCCCGGGCCGTGATAGGTGATTTGACCACCCCGATCCGTGCGTACTACGGGAATGCCTGGATTGCAAAGCAAATGCTCGGGTTTGCCGGCAACACCCTGGGTATAGACCGGCCAATGCTGCAGCAACCAGATTTCATCAGGGGTATTTTGCGTGCGACTCGCCGTGAAAGCCTTCATCGCCTGCCAGATGGAAAGATAATCCATCACTGCAGCATATTTGACTTCAAGTCCTGAAGGACCGGGCACAAACTCCAGGCTAACGGGCTGTATCACGGAGAAGCTTCCGGAATATGAATCGCGGAAGGAATCAGAAATTCGCTAAAGTACCATTACCACTGTGGGATGATCGCACAGTTCCTGATATAACGCATCCAGTTGTTCACGAGAAACAGCGCGAATCGTGCACGTAAGGCTGAGATAATTGCTTTTTCTGCTGATTCTTACCTCCATGGTCGCCTCGTCAAAATCCGGAGCGTGGCGCTTCACAATCGCCAGTACGTTCTGTGAAAAATCCTGCCGCCGGTATTCCAGCGTTGCGGCACTGGGTGGAATGCCGGAGGGCGACCCGACACGCCCCATGATTTTAATCGGAAAATCGCAGGGATATTCGATCAGGGTGCTATCGTCAGACGAAGTCACGGGTTTCACGACCTTCAGGATATCGAAGATTTGCCTCGCATGGTGGTTTGTTTATAACTCTGGTAGAGCTGGTAAAACAATGCAAACATTTTGCCCGGCTTTCCCTCACCCACCGGTTGGTTATCGAGACGGGTAATCGGCATGATTTCTTTGGTCGAGGATGTCAGCAAAAGTTCCTCAGCGGTGCGCACCTCATGCTCCGTAATTGCGCGAACTTCATGGGGAATGCCACTCGCCTGTGCCAGCTCCAGCACTACGTCATAGGTGATGCCCGGCAGCATCAGGTGATTTTTGGGGGGAGCCAGCAGAATTCCATTTCTTACGACAAAGATATTGCTTGCCGCCCCCTCAGTCATGAAACCGTCGCGAAACAGCACCGTTTCCAAGGCGCCTTCATCGATCGCCATCTGCCGCAGCAATACGTTGGGCAGGAGCGAGATAGCCTTGATATCACAGCGCAACCATCGATTATCCGCGGCTGAAATCGCTACCACGCCCGTATGCAGCAATCCTGGAGGCGGTGTCAGCAACGGATTGCTCATAATGAAGACAGTGGGCGCGACACCTTGTGGAAAGGCATGATCGCGCCGGGCGACACCGCGGGTAATATGCAGGTAGATATACTGATCCTCACCTTCATTCAAGGCGACGATTTGTTCGAGCAAATAAGTCCATTCGCTGTCCGAATGCGGATTTTGCAGGCGAATGCCATCGAGGCTGTGCTGGAGCCGGCGCAGATGCTCCGCCAGACGAAAAGGTTTGCGGGAATAGACAGGAATAACCTCATATACCCCGTCACCAAAAATAAAACCTCTATCCAGCACAGAGATGCGCGCTTCTTCGATTCTCAGGAAATCGCCGTTTAGATAGATCATGATCAGCCTGGATAGCTCGGGTTTTTGCTTCTAGTTAAATAGAAGCCGCATGCTATCCCATGCCCGGCCAAAAATATTCGCAGCGCTGACGGTTTCGAGCGCTACCAGCGGATGTTCAACCACCTGCTTCCCTTCGAGCATAAACTTCACTGTACCAACTTTTTGGCCCGCAGCGACAGGAGCGAGAAGCGGCTGCTTATATTCCATCCTGGCCTTGAGTTTGTCAGTCTGATGGCGGGGAAGCGAAAAATAAACATCATTTCCGAATCCCGTCCTGAGTTTGTCCTGGTTGCCTTTCCATAATGGAATGGCAACCACCTCCTGCTCTCCCGGATAGAGACGAACCGTATCGTAGAACTGAAAACCATAATTCAGCAGGCGCTGGCTTTCCATCGCGCGCGCGCTCTCCGAGGCGGTTCCCATCACTACCGCAACCAACCGACGCTGTCCCCGCCTGGCTGAAGTAATGAGGCAGTAACCGGCTGCGTCAGTGTGTCCCGTCTTCATCCCGTCGACATTCGGGTCGAGCCAGAGCAGGCGGTTCCGGTTCGCCTGAGTAATTTTGTTATAGGTATATTCCTTGAGGGAATAGAGTGGATAATATTCCGGAAAATCGCGAATGATGGCGGTTGCGAGCAAGGCGAGATCGTACGCGGTGGTGTAATGGTCCGGGTCCGGAAGTCCGGTTGAATTGGCAAAACGGGTGTTCTTCATGCCCATGCGCGCCGCCTCCTTGTTCATCGCTTGAGCGAATGCCTCCTCTGATCCTGAAACGGCCTCCGCCAGTGCAATGGAGGCGTCGTTTCCTGACTGCACGATCATGCCGCGCATCAATTCATCGACCGTCACGGGCTTCTTCGGCTCGATGAACATGCGGGAGCCTTGCGCCCGCCAGGCACGTGTCGAGACTGGCACAGCCTGCGTCAAGGTGACACGTTTCTGATACAGAGCTGCAAAAACCACATAAGCCGTCATCAGCTTTGTCAGCGATGCCGGATCGACGCGTTCATGGGCATTCTTGCTCACAAGCACCTGTCCGCTCTGAAGATCGGCAAGTATATAAGACTTGGCGGCGACGGAGAGAGTTTGCGGCGGCGCGTGAAACTGGGGTTGTTGAGCAGCCAGTGGCAGGGCAAGCAGACACAGCGATATAGGAAGCAAGCGTCTCATGGCGATCTGCAAAAAAGCGTTATTATATCCCAGCCATATCGAAGACGTTATCCGCCGGGCTTCTGAATCAGTCAAAGGTTATCCCGCGGCTGCAGGCCGCCATGTCTCTTCAGCAAGACAGACGAATTAGAAATGCTCCGATGCGAATGGACTTTCCGATCCTATTTTTCGGCGCGGTTACGCCCGCACAAACTGAACCCGTCGCTCCATCCCAGCCGGTACTGCTTGTCGTCTGCAAACCTCCGCTCATCCTTTGCGCCATTTGGAGTCTTCTTCGCAGTCTCACAACCGTCGATATAGCCATCCTTGAAGCTCGGAGAATAACCAGTAAGGTTGTAAACCGGCCGGGTAGGCTGAGGCGGGGATGAAGGCGCCGTCGAAGTCGGAGGCGCCGTCGAAGTCGGGGGTGACGGCGGAGGCGGAGATGGAGACTGCGATTCCTTCTGACCTGTAGTGGTAGGGGCGCAACCCAGAATTGTGGTTACCAAAAGAATTGGAATTGCCGCGATTGCTCGCATTGTACTTTCCTCGTTCAGAATGAGATATTTTGCAGGTATCTGACTTCGTTGCGCATTCTGTTTTTTCAACGTCTGCGGTTACTGCCGCCGAACATACCTCCCAGAATCCCGCGGAAGATTTCACGGCCGGCACGCGAACCGATGGAGCGCGCCGCGCTGCGTGCAGCGGTATCGAGAATGCCAGGTTTATATCCACCGCGCGGGCCGGTTTTGCCGAGCAGCATATCACCCAGTACCTCCATCATACCCTCTTCGGATTCGGTCTTTTTTACCCTGGCACGGACGGGAGCTTCCTCATTCCCGGTATTCTGCGTCATCGGAGCCCGACTTCCGAGTATTTCGTATGCGGACTCACGGTCCACCTGTTGCTCGTAATGGCCGAAAACCATCGAGGATTTGATGATACCTGCGCGTTCCGCATCGGTGACCGGTCCTATCCTCGATTGAGGCGGCAAAATAAACGCCCGCTCAACCATGGCGGGACGGCCTTTCTCGTCCAGCAACGAAACGAGCGCTTCACCCACCGAAAGCTCACTGATCACCTTTTCGGTATCCAGACCGGGATTCGCCCGCATGGTTTGCGCAGCCGACCGCACCGCCTTCTGATCGCGCGGCGTAAACGCGCGCAGGGCATGCTGCACGCGATTGCCGAGCTGTCCCAGAACAGTTTCAGGAACATCGAGGGGATTTTGTGTTACAAAATACACGCCCACTCCCTTGGATCGTATCAACCTCACGACCTGCTCTATTTTTTCCAGAAGAGGACGGGGCGCATCATTGAATAAAAGATGGGCTTCATCAAAGAAAAATATCAATTTCGGTTTCTCGGGATCGCCTATTTCAGGAAGATGTTCGAACAGCTCTGACAGTATCCACAGCAAAAAGGTGGAATACAACTTGGGAGCGTTCAGCAGTTTGTCGGCTGCGAGAATGTTTATCATCCCCCGCCCTCTGCTGTCCACCTGCATCAGGTCATGAATATCGAGCATCGGTTCGCCGAACAGGATATCCCCCCCCTGCTGCTCGATCTGCAGAAGCGAACGCTGAATGGCACCGATCGAGGCGGCGGAAATGTTACCATACTGCACCGTGAAGTCCTTCGCCTTGTCGCCGACAAACTGCAGCAGCGCGCGCAGATCCTTGACGTCAAGCAGCAGAAGTCCGTTATCATCCGCAATTTTGAATACCAGTGTCAGCACACCCTGCTGCGTTTCGTTCAGATTGAATAACCGGCCCAACAGCAGCGGGCCCATGTCGGATATGGTGGTGCGCACCGGATGTCCGGCTTTTCCGTAAATATCCCAAAACGTAACCGGATATGCAGTCCATTCAGGTTCCGGAAGGTGGAGTTGCGCAAGCCGCTCCTTCATTTTGGCTGAATCGGCGCCAGGAAAGGAGAGACCTGCCAGATCGCCCTTTATGTCCGCCATGAATACGGGCACGCCGATCGACGAGAAGCGTTCTGCCAGCACCTGAAGCGTAACGGTCTTGCCTGTGCCGGTCGCACCCGTGATCAGGCCGTGCCGGTTGGCGAAGCCGGGCAATAAACCAAGGGGATGGTGGGATTGCGCGATCAGCAGCGGTGGTGCCATAGTGCCCTCATAAATGCAGCTTACAAGCTCTGTATATCGGCTTTATGCGAACTGTATCAGTTTTTTCTTACTTGCTCACCCTGTCCAGCCAGCGATCTCGAGCAACAGCAGCAGGACGAGCCATAGCACCAGGGTACGCCAGATGAGGCCGACGGTGCCCTGCAGAAAATCCATGTCGGCTTCTTCACCCACGCCTACCTCGGGGCGGTGATATGCGCCGGTCTCTTCCCGCAACGGATCTCCCAGGCGCACGCCAAGCGCACCTGCGCCACTGGCAAGAATGGTTCCCTGGTTCTGATCCCCCCATGATGCCGCCTGCGCGCGCCAGCAATAAACCGCATCCTCGAAGTTGCCTGCAATGGCAAAGCTCAGCGCTGTTATCCTCGCGGGTAGCCAATCGATGACGTAAAACGCCTTTACCGCAAAAACACCAAAACCATCCGGGCGCTCCCCCCAGGCGTCATTCAACAATTCCGCAAGACGGTAGAGCATGGGCCCGAGCGGCCCCGGCAGCAAGGTGAACCAAACGATGACGCCAAGCATGTTACGATGAGCATGGATCAACCCCAACTCGATGGCAATCCGCGAAATATCCTCACTGCTGGCACTCTCCGCCTCCATCCCGTAGTATTCCTTCAAGAGATCGCGTGCAAGCGGCAAATCTTCGTTCCTGAGC contains the following coding sequences:
- a CDS encoding CobD/CbiB family protein, with protein sequence MNFLSLIFALLLDQWRSGSARKHIVSSFLSYADSLEGHFNTGIHRHGIIAWVAAAGPFLILSLLVYYLLYGASPLLAWAWNVAILYLTTSFRQFSYSLTEIKEALRNEDLPLARDLLKEYYGMEAESASSEDISRIAIELGLIHAHRNMLGVIVWFTLLPGPLGPMLYRLAELLNDAWGERPDGFGVFAVKAFYVIDWLPARITALSFAIAGNFEDAVYCWRAQAASWGDQNQGTILASGAGALGVRLGDPLREETGAYHRPEVGVGEEADMDFLQGTVGLIWRTLVLWLVLLLLLEIAGWTG
- a CDS encoding YbeD family protein yields the protein MKPVTSSDDSTLIEYPCDFPIKIMGRVGSPSGIPPSAATLEYRRQDFSQNVLAIVKRHAPDFDEATMEVRISRKSNYLSLTCTIRAVSREQLDALYQELCDHPTVVMVL
- the lipB gene encoding lipoyl(octanoyl) transferase LipB; amino-acid sequence: MIQPVSLEFVPGPSGLEVKYAAVMDYLSIWQAMKAFTASRTQNTPDEIWLLQHWPVYTQGVAGKPEHLLCNPGIPVVRTDRGGQITYHGPGQIIAYLLLDMRRLKLGVRDLVRKMEGAVVDLLDEYRVNACGDEDAPGVYVGGAKIAALGLKIKNGCCYHGLALNVSMDLAPFMAINPCGYTGLRVTQTSDLGITDELETLQGKLAEKLKARLKQ
- a CDS encoding D-amino acid aminotransferase; protein product: MIYLNGDFLRIEEARISVLDRGFIFGDGVYEVIPVYSRKPFRLAEHLRRLQHSLDGIRLQNPHSDSEWTYLLEQIVALNEGEDQYIYLHITRGVARRDHAFPQGVAPTVFIMSNPLLTPPPGLLHTGVVAISAADNRWLRCDIKAISLLPNVLLRQMAIDEGALETVLFRDGFMTEGAASNIFVVRNGILLAPPKNHLMLPGITYDVVLELAQASGIPHEVRAITEHEVRTAEELLLTSSTKEIMPITRLDNQPVGEGKPGKMFALFYQLYQSYKQTTMRGKSSIS
- a CDS encoding D-alanyl-D-alanine carboxypeptidase family protein; this encodes MRRLLPISLCLLALPLAAQQPQFHAPPQTLSVAAKSYILADLQSGQVLVSKNAHERVDPASLTKLMTAYVVFAALYQKRVTLTQAVPVSTRAWRAQGSRMFIEPKKPVTVDELMRGMIVQSGNDASIALAEAVSGSEEAFAQAMNKEAARMGMKNTRFANSTGLPDPDHYTTAYDLALLATAIIRDFPEYYPLYSLKEYTYNKITQANRNRLLWLDPNVDGMKTGHTDAAGYCLITSARRGQRRLVAVVMGTASESARAMESQRLLNYGFQFYDTVRLYPGEQEVVAIPLWKGNQDKLRTGFGNDVYFSLPRHQTDKLKARMEYKQPLLAPVAAGQKVGTVKFMLEGKQVVEHPLVALETVSAANIFGRAWDSMRLLFN
- a CDS encoding helicase HerA-like C-terminal domain-containing protein; translated protein: MAPPLLIAQSHHPLGLLPGFANRHGLITGATGTGKTVTLQVLAERFSSIGVPVFMADIKGDLAGLSFPGADSAKMKERLAQLHLPEPEWTAYPVTFWDIYGKAGHPVRTTISDMGPLLLGRLFNLNETQQGVLTLVFKIADDNGLLLLDVKDLRALLQFVGDKAKDFTVQYGNISAASIGAIQRSLLQIEQQGGDILFGEPMLDIHDLMQVDSRGRGMINILAADKLLNAPKLYSTFLLWILSELFEHLPEIGDPEKPKLIFFFDEAHLLFNDAPRPLLEKIEQVVRLIRSKGVGVYFVTQNPLDVPETVLGQLGNRVQHALRAFTPRDQKAVRSAAQTMRANPGLDTEKVISELSVGEALVSLLDEKGRPAMVERAFILPPQSRIGPVTDAERAGIIKSSMVFGHYEQQVDRESAYEILGSRAPMTQNTGNEEAPVRARVKKTESEEGMMEVLGDMLLGKTGPRGGYKPGILDTAARSAARSIGSRAGREIFRGILGGMFGGSNRRR
- the lipA gene encoding lipoyl synthase; translated protein: MTIESRQKGVAKTARNPVKIAPQSTDQLLRKPSWIRVRSSNSQEFYEVKRILREQKLHTVCEEASCPNIGECFGKGTATFMILGDLCTRRCPFCDVAHGRPRPPDPEEPLHLAQSIAAMKLKYVVITSVDRDDLRDGGAQHFVDCIREVRAHSPQTKIEILVPDFRGRLDIALEKLFACPPDVMNHNLETVPRLYRQCRPGADYTHSLRLLKEFKARFPGIPTKSGLMLGLGETDEEILDVMRDLRKHDVEMLTIGQYLQPSIGHLPVMRYVTPGAFKEFERAAIEMGFSNAACGPMVRSSYHADQQAHEAGIIQR